One stretch of Anolis carolinensis isolate JA03-04 chromosome 3, rAnoCar3.1.pri, whole genome shotgun sequence DNA includes these proteins:
- the poll gene encoding DNA polymerase lambda, translating to MELQGIVKAFPKRKKTRDDSPKVVPSKVLKDEAGNKQGWMEPITIYVLQAGVGQARAEIFRKQILQNGGSICSQISPEVTHVIVDEGMDCERAFRLLRLTKLPKGLQLVKASWLSSCISAQQLLDTTGYSLFIPEKYMDEEGHSKKQSQYLDKKTIHPQIENAVLELKAEPQSGANVPFSDVDPSGEQKDKEVISDDEGMEEEDRMVTLGELEALKSGQNPNNTFSGGSPVVPPTGKWVCAQSSESKKMNHNQSITEKLGLLEKAYSVQGDKWRSLGYSKAINALKSYHKPVTSYQEACKIPGIGKKMAEKIMEILESGHLRKLDHISESVSALEVFSNIWGAGVKTAQMWYQQGFRTLDDVRTKASLTRQQAIGLKHYEDFVERMPREEAAEIEQTVREAAQSIQPGLVCVACGSFRRGKSTCGDVDVLVTHPDGHSHQGVFSKLLDCLRKQGFLTDDLVSQEDSGNQKKYLGVCCLPGSDRRHRRLDIIVVPYSEFACSLLYFTGSAHFNRSMRALAKTKGMSLSEHALSRGVVRGHGGLKTVPGLALPTPTEKDVFLLLGLPYREPQERDW from the exons ATGGAGCTCCAAGGAATTGTCAAAGCTTTCCCGAAACGAAAAAAAACAAGAGATGATTCACCAAAGGTAGTGCCTTCAAAGGTACTGAAAGATGAAGCTGGGAACAAACAAG GGTGGATGGAGCCCATCACAATCTACGTTCTGCAAGCTGGAGTTGGCCAGGCCAGGGCTGAGATCTTCCGGAAACAGATCCTCCAGAATGGGGGAAGCATCTGCAGCCAGATTTCCCCAGAGGTGACACATGTTATAGTGGACGAAGGCATGGATTGTGAACGGGCATTCCGGCTCCTCCGACTCACCAAATTACCCAAAGGATTGCAACTGGTAAAAGCATCCTGGCTGAGTTCCTGCATTTCAGCACAGCAGCTTTTGGATACTACTGGTTATAGCCTCTTCATTCCAGAGAA GTATATGGATGAAGAAGGCCATTCAAAGAAACAATCTCAATATCTCGATAAAAAGACGATCCACCCTCAAATAGAGAATGCAGTCTTGGAGCTAAAAGCTGAACCACAATCAGGGGCCAATGTTCCTTTCAGTGATGTAGACCCTTCAGGAGAGCAAAAAGACAAAGAG GTGATCTCAGATGATgaaggaatggaggaagaagACCGTATGGTTACCCTGGGAGAACTAGAAGCACTGAAGTCAGGCCAAAACCCTAACAACACTTTCTCAGGAGGTTCTCCTGTGGTGCCTCCCACTGGCAAGTGGGTTTGTGCTCAGTCCTCTGAAAGCAAGAAAATGAATCATAATCAGTCCATTACAGAGAAGCTGGGGTTGCTGGAAAAAGCCTACTCTGTCCAAGGGGACAAGTGGAGGTCTCTAGGTTACTCCAAAGCAATTAACGCACTAAAGAGTTACCACAAGCCAGTCACATCTTATCAG GAAGCCTGTAAGATCCCTGGAATTGGGAAGAAGATGGCAGAAAAGATTATGGAGATCCTGGAGAGTGGCCACCTTCGAAAGCTTGACCACATCAGCGAGAGTGTGTCAGCACTGGAAGTGTTTTCCAATATCTGGGGAGCAGGAGTGAAGACTGCTCAAATGTGGTACCAGCAG GGTTTCCGTACTCTGGATGATGTCCGCACTAAGGCCTCACTCACCCGCCAACAGGCCATTGGCTTGAAGCACTATGAGGACTTTGTGGAGCGTATGCCGAGGGAAGAAGCTGCTGAAATTGAGCAGACA GTTAGAGAAGCAGCACAGTCTATCCAACCTGGGCTAGTGTGCGTTGCATGTGGCTCATTTCGGCGGGGAAAGTCCACTTGTGGGGACGTAGATGTGCTGGTGACTCACCCCGATGGACACTCCCACCAAGGAGTATTCAGCAAGCTACTTGACTGTCTTCGGAAGCAGG GCTTTCTCACAGATGACCTTGTGAGTCAGGAAGACAGTGGAAATCAAAAAAAGTACCTTGGGGTCTGCTGTCTGCCAGGCTCAGACAGGCGTCACCGCCGTCTGGATATCATTGTGGTGCCCTACAGTGAGTTTGCTTGTTCCTTGCTCTACTTCACTGGCTCTGCCCATTTCAATCGCTCCATGCGCGCTCTGGCCAAGACCAAGGGCATGAGTCTGTCAGAGCATGCCCTCAGCAGAGGTGTGGTACGTGGGCATGGTGGCCTCAAAACAGTACCGGGCCTTGCTCTGCCCACTCCTACTGAGAAGGATGTATTCTTGCTTCTTGGACTACCTTACCGGGAGCCACAAGAGAGGGACTGGTGA